The genome window ATCACGCCGTGCAGGTGCGTGACGACCAGCAGGCAGCTGGTGATCCACGGCACGGCATGCTGGTTGAACCACTGCGCCACCTGCAGGTCGATCACGGTAATTTGGGCCATACCCATCACCGCTTCGGCGATCTCGTGGAACACCACGATGGCCACCAGCATCAGCGCCACGCCCACCGTCATATGCAGGCCCAGCTCGCCTTCGGGCGACAGGCGCGCCTCGACGAAGCGCCGCAGTTTCGTGGTCCAGCCCGTGGTCATGCCCATGTCATTTTTCTCTTGCAAACTCATCTCTCTTTCATGTCCCTGGTGATGATCAAAAAAACCACACCCGTAAAAAAATACTGTTTATTCATACAGTAGCTGTGTTTTCATACAGTAGTTATGCTATTCTGATGACTCGTTCAACACATCTCCCTCAAAGGAATTGTCATGGCAACATTGAATAGCGGTTTTGGCTCACGGTTCGGCCTGGAATACGCCCCAAGCTCTTTCCTCGTCCGCATGGGCAAGCGCGAAATCCTCGTCTGCCGCGACTTCCGCAAGCGCTACTACACCGTCAATCCCTTGATCGAGTGCGGTACGGGCATCGAGCCGGGCTATGTTGAAGTGCTGCTGATGCGCCGTTGGCTCCTCATTTTATCCAAGGCGCATTAAGAATGACTTTAAAACAAGGTGCTCGCACCCTGTTGTAAAGTCAGCTCGTCCGGCCACGCCGGGAACGCCTCAGTACCGGCCAGCGGCAACGCTGGCCAACCCCTCATTACTGCGTGCGTTCCGGTGCGGCCGGGCTGGCAGGTGTATTGGCAACAGCGTTGGCAGGCGGCAGCTTGTCGAACACATTTGCCTCGTACCACAGCGTGACGAACAGCACCATCACGACGGGGCCGATGAACAGACCCACGAGGCCCAGGGTTTCCACGCCGCCCAGAATGCCGAACAACACGGCCAGGAAGGGCAGGCGGGTGGCGTTGCCGATCATGCCGGGACGCACGAAGTGGTCGGCCACGAACAGCACCACGGTGCCCCACGCGGCCACGCCGATGGCGGCGCCCACATTGCCCTGGAAGACCAGCAAGGCGGCGGCGCACACATACGCGAGCGGCGCGCCAAACGGAATGATGGCCAGGATGCCGGTGGCAAACGCCCACAGGGCCGGCGACGGCACGCCGGCAATCGCATAGGCGATACCGATCAGCACGCCTTCGGCCAGACCCACCAGCACCAGGCCGTTGACTGTAGCGCGGATGGCCGTCGGGATCTTTTGCGCATAGCGGCCCCACCGTTCGGGGCGCAAGAAGTGGCTGCCGACAGCCGTGATCTGACGCGTCAGCGCTTCACCATCCTTGTAAAAGAAAAACAGGCACAAAAAGGCCAGGCCGAAGTCGACCAGGCGGTGGAATACGTCCGCGCCTAGGATTTTCAGGATGTCGCGCGCGGAATGAAAGCCGCCCACGGCGCTGCCCGCAAAGAAGTGGCCGAGGCCGTGGGGCTGGCTCAGGGTGGCTAGCCACCAGTCGCCGATGGCGCTGCCGGCCAGCGGAATGTGCGCCACCCAGTC of Janthinobacterium sp. PAMC25594 contains these proteins:
- a CDS encoding AI-2E family transporter, translated to MTDTQRDIVSAGFSLALIAVTAFVMQRFFLPLVWAGILCVATWPLYLRVRAALGQRTIIAAAVLTLAFACIFIIPVLFGVAQAAREVPVLANFVVHANTDGLPVPDWVAHIPLAGSAIGDWWLATLSQPHGLGHFFAGSAVGGFHSARDILKILGADVFHRLVDFGLAFLCLFFFYKDGEALTRQITAVGSHFLRPERWGRYAQKIPTAIRATVNGLVLVGLAEGVLIGIAYAIAGVPSPALWAFATGILAIIPFGAPLAYVCAAALLVFQGNVGAAIGVAAWGTVVLFVADHFVRPGMIGNATRLPFLAVLFGILGGVETLGLVGLFIGPVVMVLFVTLWYEANVFDKLPPANAVANTPASPAAPERTQ